In one window of Prionailurus bengalensis isolate Pbe53 chromosome B3, Fcat_Pben_1.1_paternal_pri, whole genome shotgun sequence DNA:
- the KLC1 gene encoding kinesin light chain 1 isoform X10: MYDNMSTMVYIKEDKLEKLTQDEIISKTKQVIQGLEALKNEHNSILQSLLETLKCLKKDDESNLVEEKSNMIRKSLEMLELGLSEAQVMMALSNHLNAVESEKQKLRAQVRRLCQENQWLRDELANTQQKLQKSEQSVAQLEEEKKHLEFMNQLKKYDDDISPSEDKDTDSTKEPLDDLFPNDDDEPGQGIQQQHSSAAAAAQQGGYEIPARLRTLHNLVIQYASQGRYEVAVPLCKQALEDLEKTSGHDHPDVATMLNILALVYRDQNKYKDAANLLNDALAIREKTLGKDHPAVAATLNNLAVLYGKRGKYKEAEPLCKRALEIREKVLGKDHPDVAKQLNNLALLCQNQGKYEEVEYYYQRALEIYQTKLGPDDPNVAKTKNNLASCYLKQGKFKQAETLYKEILTRAHEREFGSVDDENKPIWMHAEEREECKGKQKDGTSFGEYGGWYKACKVDSPTVTTTLKNLGALYRRQGKFEAAETLEEAAMRSRKQGLDNVHKQRVAEVLNDPENMEKRRSRESLNVDVVKYESGPDGGEEDGTGSLKRSGSFSKLRASIRRSSEKLVRKLKGGSSRESEPRNPGASSVEPLFVENDGGGSGLEDASIN, translated from the exons ATGTATGACAACATGTCCACAATGGTGTATATAAAGGAAGACAAGTTGGAGAAGCTTACACAGGATGAGATTATTTCTAAGACAAAGCAAGTGATTCAGGGGCTGGAAGCTCTGAAGAACGAGCATAATTCCATTTTACAAAGTTTACTGGAAACACTGAAGTGTTTGAAGAAAGATGATGAAAGTAATCTGGTGGAGGAGAAATCAAACATGATCCGGAAGTCACTGGAAATGCTGGAGCTTGGCCTGAGTGAGGCACAG GTTATGATGGCTTTGTCCAATCACCTGAATGCTGTCGAGTCGGAGAAACAGAAGCTGCGGGCACAGGTTCGTCGCCTGTGCCAGGAGAATCAGTGGCTGCGGGATGAATTGGCCAACACGCAGCAGAAATTACAGAAGAGTGAGCAATCTGTGGCTCaactggaggaagaaaagaagcatctggaattcatgaatcagttaaaaaaatacgATGATGACATCTCTCCATCT GAGGACAAAGACACTGATTCCACCAAAGAACCTCTGGATGACCTTTTCCCAAATGATGACGACGAACCCGGCCAAGGAA TCCAGCAGCAGCACAGCAGTGCGGCGGCCGCGGCGCAGCAGGGCGGCTACGAGATCCCGGCGCGCCTGCGCACTCTGCACAACCTGGTCATCCAGTACGCCTCCCAGGGGCGCTACGAGGTGGCCGTGCCGCTCTGCAAGCAGGCCCTGGAGGACCTGGAGAAGACTTCGGGCCACGACCACCCGGACGTGGCTACCATGCTGAACATCCTGGCCTTGGTGTACAG AGaccagaataaatacaaagatgCCGCAAATCTACTGAACGATGCCTTGGCCATCCGTGAAAAAACTTTGGGCAAAGATCATCCCGCG GTGGCGGCCACTCTGAATAACCTTGCAGTGCTGTACGGCAAGAGAGGGAAGTACAAAGAGGCCGAGCCGCTGTGTAAAAGAGCCCTGGAGATCAGAGAAAAG GTTTTGGGAAAGGATCACCCCGATGTTGCTAAGCAGTTGAACAACTTGGCCTTACTGTGCCAGAATCAGGGCAAATATGAAGAAGTAGAATATTATTATCAAAGAGCCCTTGAGATCTACCAAACAAAACTGGGGCCTGACGACCCCAATGTGGCCAAAACGAAAAATAACCTG gccTCCTGCTATCTGAAGCAAGGAAAATTCAAGCAAGCAGAAACACTGTACAAAGAGATTCTCACTCGTGCACACGAAAGGGAGTTCGGTTCTGTGGATG ATGAAAATAAACCCATTTGGATGCACgctgaagaaagagaagaatgcaAA GGAAAGCAAAAGGATGGGACATCTTTTGGAGAATATGGCGGCTGGTACAAAGCCTGCAAAGTTGATAG TCCGACTGTTACAACTACTTTGAAAAACCTCGGGGCACTTTATAGACGACAAGGCAAATTTGAAGCTGCGGAAACATTGGAAGAAGCAGCCATGAGGTCCCGTAAACAG GGTCTTGACAATGTTCACAAACAGAGAGTAGCTGAAGTGCTGAATGACCCTGAGAACATGGAGAAGCGGAGAAGCCGGGAGAGCCTGAACGTGGACGTGGTCAAGTACGAGAGCGGCCCTGACGGAGGGGAGGAA GACGGCACTGGATCTTTAAAGCGCAGTGGCTCCTTTAGCAAACTCCGGGCTTCCATTAGACGCAGCAGTGAGAAGCTGGTTAGGAAGCTGAAGGGAGGAAGTTCTCGAGAGAGTGAGCCAAGGAACCCCGG
- the KLC1 gene encoding kinesin light chain 1 isoform X14, which yields MYDNMSTMVYIKEDKLEKLTQDEIISKTKQVIQGLEALKNEHNSILQSLLETLKCLKKDDESNLVEEKSNMIRKSLEMLELGLSEAQVMMALSNHLNAVESEKQKLRAQVRRLCQENQWLRDELANTQQKLQKSEQSVAQLEEEKKHLEFMNQLKKYDDDISPSEDKDTDSTKEPLDDLFPNDDDEPGQGIQQQHSSAAAAAQQGGYEIPARLRTLHNLVIQYASQGRYEVAVPLCKQALEDLEKTSGHDHPDVATMLNILALVYRDQNKYKDAANLLNDALAIREKTLGKDHPAVAATLNNLAVLYGKRGKYKEAEPLCKRALEIREKVLGKDHPDVAKQLNNLALLCQNQGKYEEVEYYYQRALEIYQTKLGPDDPNVAKTKNNLASCYLKQGKFKQAETLYKEILTRAHEREFGSVDDENKPIWMHAEEREECKGKQKDGTSFGEYGGWYKACKVDSPTVTTTLKNLGALYRRQGKFEAAETLEEAAMRSRKQGLDNVHKQRVAEVLNDPENMEKRRSRESLNVDVVKYESGPDGGEEVSMSVEWNGMRKMKLGLVK from the exons ATGTATGACAACATGTCCACAATGGTGTATATAAAGGAAGACAAGTTGGAGAAGCTTACACAGGATGAGATTATTTCTAAGACAAAGCAAGTGATTCAGGGGCTGGAAGCTCTGAAGAACGAGCATAATTCCATTTTACAAAGTTTACTGGAAACACTGAAGTGTTTGAAGAAAGATGATGAAAGTAATCTGGTGGAGGAGAAATCAAACATGATCCGGAAGTCACTGGAAATGCTGGAGCTTGGCCTGAGTGAGGCACAG GTTATGATGGCTTTGTCCAATCACCTGAATGCTGTCGAGTCGGAGAAACAGAAGCTGCGGGCACAGGTTCGTCGCCTGTGCCAGGAGAATCAGTGGCTGCGGGATGAATTGGCCAACACGCAGCAGAAATTACAGAAGAGTGAGCAATCTGTGGCTCaactggaggaagaaaagaagcatctggaattcatgaatcagttaaaaaaatacgATGATGACATCTCTCCATCT GAGGACAAAGACACTGATTCCACCAAAGAACCTCTGGATGACCTTTTCCCAAATGATGACGACGAACCCGGCCAAGGAA TCCAGCAGCAGCACAGCAGTGCGGCGGCCGCGGCGCAGCAGGGCGGCTACGAGATCCCGGCGCGCCTGCGCACTCTGCACAACCTGGTCATCCAGTACGCCTCCCAGGGGCGCTACGAGGTGGCCGTGCCGCTCTGCAAGCAGGCCCTGGAGGACCTGGAGAAGACTTCGGGCCACGACCACCCGGACGTGGCTACCATGCTGAACATCCTGGCCTTGGTGTACAG AGaccagaataaatacaaagatgCCGCAAATCTACTGAACGATGCCTTGGCCATCCGTGAAAAAACTTTGGGCAAAGATCATCCCGCG GTGGCGGCCACTCTGAATAACCTTGCAGTGCTGTACGGCAAGAGAGGGAAGTACAAAGAGGCCGAGCCGCTGTGTAAAAGAGCCCTGGAGATCAGAGAAAAG GTTTTGGGAAAGGATCACCCCGATGTTGCTAAGCAGTTGAACAACTTGGCCTTACTGTGCCAGAATCAGGGCAAATATGAAGAAGTAGAATATTATTATCAAAGAGCCCTTGAGATCTACCAAACAAAACTGGGGCCTGACGACCCCAATGTGGCCAAAACGAAAAATAACCTG gccTCCTGCTATCTGAAGCAAGGAAAATTCAAGCAAGCAGAAACACTGTACAAAGAGATTCTCACTCGTGCACACGAAAGGGAGTTCGGTTCTGTGGATG ATGAAAATAAACCCATTTGGATGCACgctgaagaaagagaagaatgcaAA GGAAAGCAAAAGGATGGGACATCTTTTGGAGAATATGGCGGCTGGTACAAAGCCTGCAAAGTTGATAG TCCGACTGTTACAACTACTTTGAAAAACCTCGGGGCACTTTATAGACGACAAGGCAAATTTGAAGCTGCGGAAACATTGGAAGAAGCAGCCATGAGGTCCCGTAAACAG GGTCTTGACAATGTTCACAAACAGAGAGTAGCTGAAGTGCTGAATGACCCTGAGAACATGGAGAAGCGGAGAAGCCGGGAGAGCCTGAACGTGGACGTGGTCAAGTACGAGAGCGGCCCTGACGGAGGGGAGGAAGTGAGTATGAGCGTAGAGTGGAACGGG atgagaaaaatgaagctcGGGctggttaaatga
- the KLC1 gene encoding kinesin light chain 1 isoform X9, translating into MYDNMSTMVYIKEDKLEKLTQDEIISKTKQVIQGLEALKNEHNSILQSLLETLKCLKKDDESNLVEEKSNMIRKSLEMLELGLSEAQVMMALSNHLNAVESEKQKLRAQVRRLCQENQWLRDELANTQQKLQKSEQSVAQLEEEKKHLEFMNQLKKYDDDISPSEDKDTDSTKEPLDDLFPNDDDEPGQGIQQQHSSAAAAAQQGGYEIPARLRTLHNLVIQYASQGRYEVAVPLCKQALEDLEKTSGHDHPDVATMLNILALVYRDQNKYKDAANLLNDALAIREKTLGKDHPAVAATLNNLAVLYGKRGKYKEAEPLCKRALEIREKVLGKDHPDVAKQLNNLALLCQNQGKYEEVEYYYQRALEIYQTKLGPDDPNVAKTKNNLASCYLKQGKFKQAETLYKEILTRAHEREFGSVDDENKPIWMHAEEREECKGKQKDGTSFGEYGGWYKACKVDSPTVTTTLKNLGALYRRQGKFEAAETLEEAAMRSRKQRVAEVLNDPENMEKRRSRESLNVDVVKYESGPDGGEEVSMSVEWNGDGTGSLKRSGSFSKLRASIRRSSEKLVRKLKGGSSRESEPRNPGASSVEPLFVENDGGGSGLEDASIN; encoded by the exons ATGTATGACAACATGTCCACAATGGTGTATATAAAGGAAGACAAGTTGGAGAAGCTTACACAGGATGAGATTATTTCTAAGACAAAGCAAGTGATTCAGGGGCTGGAAGCTCTGAAGAACGAGCATAATTCCATTTTACAAAGTTTACTGGAAACACTGAAGTGTTTGAAGAAAGATGATGAAAGTAATCTGGTGGAGGAGAAATCAAACATGATCCGGAAGTCACTGGAAATGCTGGAGCTTGGCCTGAGTGAGGCACAG GTTATGATGGCTTTGTCCAATCACCTGAATGCTGTCGAGTCGGAGAAACAGAAGCTGCGGGCACAGGTTCGTCGCCTGTGCCAGGAGAATCAGTGGCTGCGGGATGAATTGGCCAACACGCAGCAGAAATTACAGAAGAGTGAGCAATCTGTGGCTCaactggaggaagaaaagaagcatctggaattcatgaatcagttaaaaaaatacgATGATGACATCTCTCCATCT GAGGACAAAGACACTGATTCCACCAAAGAACCTCTGGATGACCTTTTCCCAAATGATGACGACGAACCCGGCCAAGGAA TCCAGCAGCAGCACAGCAGTGCGGCGGCCGCGGCGCAGCAGGGCGGCTACGAGATCCCGGCGCGCCTGCGCACTCTGCACAACCTGGTCATCCAGTACGCCTCCCAGGGGCGCTACGAGGTGGCCGTGCCGCTCTGCAAGCAGGCCCTGGAGGACCTGGAGAAGACTTCGGGCCACGACCACCCGGACGTGGCTACCATGCTGAACATCCTGGCCTTGGTGTACAG AGaccagaataaatacaaagatgCCGCAAATCTACTGAACGATGCCTTGGCCATCCGTGAAAAAACTTTGGGCAAAGATCATCCCGCG GTGGCGGCCACTCTGAATAACCTTGCAGTGCTGTACGGCAAGAGAGGGAAGTACAAAGAGGCCGAGCCGCTGTGTAAAAGAGCCCTGGAGATCAGAGAAAAG GTTTTGGGAAAGGATCACCCCGATGTTGCTAAGCAGTTGAACAACTTGGCCTTACTGTGCCAGAATCAGGGCAAATATGAAGAAGTAGAATATTATTATCAAAGAGCCCTTGAGATCTACCAAACAAAACTGGGGCCTGACGACCCCAATGTGGCCAAAACGAAAAATAACCTG gccTCCTGCTATCTGAAGCAAGGAAAATTCAAGCAAGCAGAAACACTGTACAAAGAGATTCTCACTCGTGCACACGAAAGGGAGTTCGGTTCTGTGGATG ATGAAAATAAACCCATTTGGATGCACgctgaagaaagagaagaatgcaAA GGAAAGCAAAAGGATGGGACATCTTTTGGAGAATATGGCGGCTGGTACAAAGCCTGCAAAGTTGATAG TCCGACTGTTACAACTACTTTGAAAAACCTCGGGGCACTTTATAGACGACAAGGCAAATTTGAAGCTGCGGAAACATTGGAAGAAGCAGCCATGAGGTCCCGTAAACAG AGAGTAGCTGAAGTGCTGAATGACCCTGAGAACATGGAGAAGCGGAGAAGCCGGGAGAGCCTGAACGTGGACGTGGTCAAGTACGAGAGCGGCCCTGACGGAGGGGAGGAAGTGAGTATGAGCGTAGAGTGGAACGGG GACGGCACTGGATCTTTAAAGCGCAGTGGCTCCTTTAGCAAACTCCGGGCTTCCATTAGACGCAGCAGTGAGAAGCTGGTTAGGAAGCTGAAGGGAGGAAGTTCTCGAGAGAGTGAGCCAAGGAACCCCGG
- the KLC1 gene encoding kinesin light chain 1 isoform X8, which produces MYDNMSTMVYIKEDKLEKLTQDEIISKTKQVIQGLEALKNEHNSILQSLLETLKCLKKDDESNLVEEKSNMIRKSLEMLELGLSEAQVMMALSNHLNAVESEKQKLRAQVRRLCQENQWLRDELANTQQKLQKSEQSVAQLEEEKKHLEFMNQLKKYDDDISPSEDKDTDSTKEPLDDLFPNDDDEPGQGIQQQHSSAAAAAQQGGYEIPARLRTLHNLVIQYASQGRYEVAVPLCKQALEDLEKTSGHDHPDVATMLNILALVYRDQNKYKDAANLLNDALAIREKTLGKDHPAVAATLNNLAVLYGKRGKYKEAEPLCKRALEIREKVLGKDHPDVAKQLNNLALLCQNQGKYEEVEYYYQRALEIYQTKLGPDDPNVAKTKNNLASCYLKQGKFKQAETLYKEILTRAHEREFGSVDDENKPIWMHAEEREECKGKQKDGTSFGEYGGWYKACKVDSPTVTTTLKNLGALYRRQGKFEAAETLEEAAMRSRKQRVAEVLNDPENMEKRRSRESLNVDVVKYESGPDGGEEDGTGSLKRSGSFSKLRASIRRSSEKLVRKLKGGSSRESEPRNPGMKRASSLSVLNVGGKAAEDRGFQGVFGRASFCGK; this is translated from the exons ATGTATGACAACATGTCCACAATGGTGTATATAAAGGAAGACAAGTTGGAGAAGCTTACACAGGATGAGATTATTTCTAAGACAAAGCAAGTGATTCAGGGGCTGGAAGCTCTGAAGAACGAGCATAATTCCATTTTACAAAGTTTACTGGAAACACTGAAGTGTTTGAAGAAAGATGATGAAAGTAATCTGGTGGAGGAGAAATCAAACATGATCCGGAAGTCACTGGAAATGCTGGAGCTTGGCCTGAGTGAGGCACAG GTTATGATGGCTTTGTCCAATCACCTGAATGCTGTCGAGTCGGAGAAACAGAAGCTGCGGGCACAGGTTCGTCGCCTGTGCCAGGAGAATCAGTGGCTGCGGGATGAATTGGCCAACACGCAGCAGAAATTACAGAAGAGTGAGCAATCTGTGGCTCaactggaggaagaaaagaagcatctggaattcatgaatcagttaaaaaaatacgATGATGACATCTCTCCATCT GAGGACAAAGACACTGATTCCACCAAAGAACCTCTGGATGACCTTTTCCCAAATGATGACGACGAACCCGGCCAAGGAA TCCAGCAGCAGCACAGCAGTGCGGCGGCCGCGGCGCAGCAGGGCGGCTACGAGATCCCGGCGCGCCTGCGCACTCTGCACAACCTGGTCATCCAGTACGCCTCCCAGGGGCGCTACGAGGTGGCCGTGCCGCTCTGCAAGCAGGCCCTGGAGGACCTGGAGAAGACTTCGGGCCACGACCACCCGGACGTGGCTACCATGCTGAACATCCTGGCCTTGGTGTACAG AGaccagaataaatacaaagatgCCGCAAATCTACTGAACGATGCCTTGGCCATCCGTGAAAAAACTTTGGGCAAAGATCATCCCGCG GTGGCGGCCACTCTGAATAACCTTGCAGTGCTGTACGGCAAGAGAGGGAAGTACAAAGAGGCCGAGCCGCTGTGTAAAAGAGCCCTGGAGATCAGAGAAAAG GTTTTGGGAAAGGATCACCCCGATGTTGCTAAGCAGTTGAACAACTTGGCCTTACTGTGCCAGAATCAGGGCAAATATGAAGAAGTAGAATATTATTATCAAAGAGCCCTTGAGATCTACCAAACAAAACTGGGGCCTGACGACCCCAATGTGGCCAAAACGAAAAATAACCTG gccTCCTGCTATCTGAAGCAAGGAAAATTCAAGCAAGCAGAAACACTGTACAAAGAGATTCTCACTCGTGCACACGAAAGGGAGTTCGGTTCTGTGGATG ATGAAAATAAACCCATTTGGATGCACgctgaagaaagagaagaatgcaAA GGAAAGCAAAAGGATGGGACATCTTTTGGAGAATATGGCGGCTGGTACAAAGCCTGCAAAGTTGATAG TCCGACTGTTACAACTACTTTGAAAAACCTCGGGGCACTTTATAGACGACAAGGCAAATTTGAAGCTGCGGAAACATTGGAAGAAGCAGCCATGAGGTCCCGTAAACAG AGAGTAGCTGAAGTGCTGAATGACCCTGAGAACATGGAGAAGCGGAGAAGCCGGGAGAGCCTGAACGTGGACGTGGTCAAGTACGAGAGCGGCCCTGACGGAGGGGAGGAA GACGGCACTGGATCTTTAAAGCGCAGTGGCTCCTTTAGCAAACTCCGGGCTTCCATTAGACGCAGCAGTGAGAAGCTGGTTAGGAAGCTGAAGGGAGGAAGTTCTCGAGAGAGTGAGCCAAGGAACCCCGG CATGAAGC
- the KLC1 gene encoding kinesin light chain 1 isoform X4, with translation MYDNMSTMVYIKEDKLEKLTQDEIISKTKQVIQGLEALKNEHNSILQSLLETLKCLKKDDESNLVEEKSNMIRKSLEMLELGLSEAQVMMALSNHLNAVESEKQKLRAQVRRLCQENQWLRDELANTQQKLQKSEQSVAQLEEEKKHLEFMNQLKKYDDDISPSEDKDTDSTKEPLDDLFPNDDDEPGQGIQQQHSSAAAAAQQGGYEIPARLRTLHNLVIQYASQGRYEVAVPLCKQALEDLEKTSGHDHPDVATMLNILALVYRDQNKYKDAANLLNDALAIREKTLGKDHPAVAATLNNLAVLYGKRGKYKEAEPLCKRALEIREKVLGKDHPDVAKQLNNLALLCQNQGKYEEVEYYYQRALEIYQTKLGPDDPNVAKTKNNLASCYLKQGKFKQAETLYKEILTRAHEREFGSVDDENKPIWMHAEEREECKGKQKDGTSFGEYGGWYKACKVDSPTVTTTLKNLGALYRRQGKFEAAETLEEAAMRSRKQRVAEVLNDPENMEKRRSRESLNVDVVKYESGPDGGEEVSMSVEWNGDGTGSLKRSGSFSKLRASIRRSSEKLVRKLKGGSSRESEPRNPGMKRASSLSVLNVGGKAAEDRGFQGVFGRASFCGK, from the exons ATGTATGACAACATGTCCACAATGGTGTATATAAAGGAAGACAAGTTGGAGAAGCTTACACAGGATGAGATTATTTCTAAGACAAAGCAAGTGATTCAGGGGCTGGAAGCTCTGAAGAACGAGCATAATTCCATTTTACAAAGTTTACTGGAAACACTGAAGTGTTTGAAGAAAGATGATGAAAGTAATCTGGTGGAGGAGAAATCAAACATGATCCGGAAGTCACTGGAAATGCTGGAGCTTGGCCTGAGTGAGGCACAG GTTATGATGGCTTTGTCCAATCACCTGAATGCTGTCGAGTCGGAGAAACAGAAGCTGCGGGCACAGGTTCGTCGCCTGTGCCAGGAGAATCAGTGGCTGCGGGATGAATTGGCCAACACGCAGCAGAAATTACAGAAGAGTGAGCAATCTGTGGCTCaactggaggaagaaaagaagcatctggaattcatgaatcagttaaaaaaatacgATGATGACATCTCTCCATCT GAGGACAAAGACACTGATTCCACCAAAGAACCTCTGGATGACCTTTTCCCAAATGATGACGACGAACCCGGCCAAGGAA TCCAGCAGCAGCACAGCAGTGCGGCGGCCGCGGCGCAGCAGGGCGGCTACGAGATCCCGGCGCGCCTGCGCACTCTGCACAACCTGGTCATCCAGTACGCCTCCCAGGGGCGCTACGAGGTGGCCGTGCCGCTCTGCAAGCAGGCCCTGGAGGACCTGGAGAAGACTTCGGGCCACGACCACCCGGACGTGGCTACCATGCTGAACATCCTGGCCTTGGTGTACAG AGaccagaataaatacaaagatgCCGCAAATCTACTGAACGATGCCTTGGCCATCCGTGAAAAAACTTTGGGCAAAGATCATCCCGCG GTGGCGGCCACTCTGAATAACCTTGCAGTGCTGTACGGCAAGAGAGGGAAGTACAAAGAGGCCGAGCCGCTGTGTAAAAGAGCCCTGGAGATCAGAGAAAAG GTTTTGGGAAAGGATCACCCCGATGTTGCTAAGCAGTTGAACAACTTGGCCTTACTGTGCCAGAATCAGGGCAAATATGAAGAAGTAGAATATTATTATCAAAGAGCCCTTGAGATCTACCAAACAAAACTGGGGCCTGACGACCCCAATGTGGCCAAAACGAAAAATAACCTG gccTCCTGCTATCTGAAGCAAGGAAAATTCAAGCAAGCAGAAACACTGTACAAAGAGATTCTCACTCGTGCACACGAAAGGGAGTTCGGTTCTGTGGATG ATGAAAATAAACCCATTTGGATGCACgctgaagaaagagaagaatgcaAA GGAAAGCAAAAGGATGGGACATCTTTTGGAGAATATGGCGGCTGGTACAAAGCCTGCAAAGTTGATAG TCCGACTGTTACAACTACTTTGAAAAACCTCGGGGCACTTTATAGACGACAAGGCAAATTTGAAGCTGCGGAAACATTGGAAGAAGCAGCCATGAGGTCCCGTAAACAG AGAGTAGCTGAAGTGCTGAATGACCCTGAGAACATGGAGAAGCGGAGAAGCCGGGAGAGCCTGAACGTGGACGTGGTCAAGTACGAGAGCGGCCCTGACGGAGGGGAGGAAGTGAGTATGAGCGTAGAGTGGAACGGG GACGGCACTGGATCTTTAAAGCGCAGTGGCTCCTTTAGCAAACTCCGGGCTTCCATTAGACGCAGCAGTGAGAAGCTGGTTAGGAAGCTGAAGGGAGGAAGTTCTCGAGAGAGTGAGCCAAGGAACCCCGG CATGAAGC
- the KLC1 gene encoding kinesin light chain 1 isoform X5, with the protein MYDNMSTMVYIKEDKLEKLTQDEIISKTKQVIQGLEALKNEHNSILQSLLETLKCLKKDDESNLVEEKSNMIRKSLEMLELGLSEAQVMMALSNHLNAVESEKQKLRAQVRRLCQENQWLRDELANTQQKLQKSEQSVAQLEEEKKHLEFMNQLKKYDDDISPSEDKDTDSTKEPLDDLFPNDDDEPGQGIQQQHSSAAAAAQQGGYEIPARLRTLHNLVIQYASQGRYEVAVPLCKQALEDLEKTSGHDHPDVATMLNILALVYRDQNKYKDAANLLNDALAIREKTLGKDHPAVAATLNNLAVLYGKRGKYKEAEPLCKRALEIREKVLGKDHPDVAKQLNNLALLCQNQGKYEEVEYYYQRALEIYQTKLGPDDPNVAKTKNNLASCYLKQGKFKQAETLYKEILTRAHEREFGSVDDENKPIWMHAEEREECKGKQKDGTSFGEYGGWYKACKVDSPTVTTTLKNLGALYRRQGKFEAAETLEEAAMRSRKQGLDNVHKQRVAEVLNDPENMEKRRSRESLNVDVVKYESGPDGGEEVSMSVEWNGDGTGSLKRSGSFSKLRASIRRSSEKLVRKLKGGSSRESEPRNPGASSVEPLFVENDGGGSGLEDASIN; encoded by the exons ATGTATGACAACATGTCCACAATGGTGTATATAAAGGAAGACAAGTTGGAGAAGCTTACACAGGATGAGATTATTTCTAAGACAAAGCAAGTGATTCAGGGGCTGGAAGCTCTGAAGAACGAGCATAATTCCATTTTACAAAGTTTACTGGAAACACTGAAGTGTTTGAAGAAAGATGATGAAAGTAATCTGGTGGAGGAGAAATCAAACATGATCCGGAAGTCACTGGAAATGCTGGAGCTTGGCCTGAGTGAGGCACAG GTTATGATGGCTTTGTCCAATCACCTGAATGCTGTCGAGTCGGAGAAACAGAAGCTGCGGGCACAGGTTCGTCGCCTGTGCCAGGAGAATCAGTGGCTGCGGGATGAATTGGCCAACACGCAGCAGAAATTACAGAAGAGTGAGCAATCTGTGGCTCaactggaggaagaaaagaagcatctggaattcatgaatcagttaaaaaaatacgATGATGACATCTCTCCATCT GAGGACAAAGACACTGATTCCACCAAAGAACCTCTGGATGACCTTTTCCCAAATGATGACGACGAACCCGGCCAAGGAA TCCAGCAGCAGCACAGCAGTGCGGCGGCCGCGGCGCAGCAGGGCGGCTACGAGATCCCGGCGCGCCTGCGCACTCTGCACAACCTGGTCATCCAGTACGCCTCCCAGGGGCGCTACGAGGTGGCCGTGCCGCTCTGCAAGCAGGCCCTGGAGGACCTGGAGAAGACTTCGGGCCACGACCACCCGGACGTGGCTACCATGCTGAACATCCTGGCCTTGGTGTACAG AGaccagaataaatacaaagatgCCGCAAATCTACTGAACGATGCCTTGGCCATCCGTGAAAAAACTTTGGGCAAAGATCATCCCGCG GTGGCGGCCACTCTGAATAACCTTGCAGTGCTGTACGGCAAGAGAGGGAAGTACAAAGAGGCCGAGCCGCTGTGTAAAAGAGCCCTGGAGATCAGAGAAAAG GTTTTGGGAAAGGATCACCCCGATGTTGCTAAGCAGTTGAACAACTTGGCCTTACTGTGCCAGAATCAGGGCAAATATGAAGAAGTAGAATATTATTATCAAAGAGCCCTTGAGATCTACCAAACAAAACTGGGGCCTGACGACCCCAATGTGGCCAAAACGAAAAATAACCTG gccTCCTGCTATCTGAAGCAAGGAAAATTCAAGCAAGCAGAAACACTGTACAAAGAGATTCTCACTCGTGCACACGAAAGGGAGTTCGGTTCTGTGGATG ATGAAAATAAACCCATTTGGATGCACgctgaagaaagagaagaatgcaAA GGAAAGCAAAAGGATGGGACATCTTTTGGAGAATATGGCGGCTGGTACAAAGCCTGCAAAGTTGATAG TCCGACTGTTACAACTACTTTGAAAAACCTCGGGGCACTTTATAGACGACAAGGCAAATTTGAAGCTGCGGAAACATTGGAAGAAGCAGCCATGAGGTCCCGTAAACAG GGTCTTGACAATGTTCACAAACAGAGAGTAGCTGAAGTGCTGAATGACCCTGAGAACATGGAGAAGCGGAGAAGCCGGGAGAGCCTGAACGTGGACGTGGTCAAGTACGAGAGCGGCCCTGACGGAGGGGAGGAAGTGAGTATGAGCGTAGAGTGGAACGGG GACGGCACTGGATCTTTAAAGCGCAGTGGCTCCTTTAGCAAACTCCGGGCTTCCATTAGACGCAGCAGTGAGAAGCTGGTTAGGAAGCTGAAGGGAGGAAGTTCTCGAGAGAGTGAGCCAAGGAACCCCGG